The following is a genomic window from Candidatus Leptovillus gracilis.
AATAGCAATTTTGACCGGCGGATTATTGCTTGCTACCATTCTCCTACAAGTCAGTGACTTCATTCTAGCCACACACCATGCCTTTGTCAACAATGGTAGAACTTGCCGACCTTGTCTGGCGGGTGTAGTTGGTACAGATGTGCGGCATAAATTTTTGAGAGGTAAGTAGGGTTTGGATTATTCTGTTTTTTTTGCTGTTCTGCGGCGTAAACCCCTATTCGTCATTTTGGGCATTGTTGGGTTAATGGGCTGCCAACTGCTAAATCTGGCTGCGCCGGGTGGTGTGGCCGGGGTCAAGCGGGAGGAGGCCATTTTTCTGCGGGGCGGCCAGCCGGATACGATGGACCCGGCGCGGACGCACGGCGGCCCGGACAGCCCGTTGGGGCATGTTTTCAGCGGGCTGGTGGCCCTGGACCCGGCGCTGCAAGTGCAGCCGGAGTTGGCCGCCGGGTGGACTGTCCGTGAGGATGGGTTGGTGTATACTTTTTATTTGCGGCAAAATGCGCTGTTTCATGACGGCCGTTCCCTCACCGCCCACGATGTCATTTTCTCCTGGGAACGGGCCGCCGACCCGGCGACAGGCTCCGATACGGCCGTTACCTATCTAGGCGACATCGCCGGGGTGACGGAAAAATTGGCCGGGCAGGCGGCGCACATCAGCGGCCTGCGGGCGGTGGATGATTACACCCTGGAAGTGACCCTGACCGCGCCGGTGGTCTACTTTTTAGCCAAATTAGCTACCCGGTGGCCTATGTGGTGGATGGGCAAAACGTGGCCCAGGCTGATTGGCAGCACCAACCCAACGGCAGCGGCCCCTTTAAGCTGGTTCGCTGGGAGGACGACACGGTCATCGTTTTGCAACGTTTTGATAATTATTACCTGGAACCAGCCCAAGTGACCCATGTGGTATACCAGTTGGGCGCAGGGCTGCCGCTGGCAATGTATGAAACAGGCGACATTGACCTGGTGGGCATTGGTGGCGCGACGTTGGAGCGGGCGCGGGACCCGAATAATCCGTTGAGCCGGGAATTACGCACGGCCGTATCCCTCTGCACTTCCACCCTGGGATTAAACAATCGTCTGGCCCCGTTCGATGACCCGCGTGTGCGCCAGGCGTTTAATTATGCCCTGGACAAGGAACTGCTTATTGAAACCTTTGCCCACGGCAGCGCCCTGCCAGCCCTGGGGCCGCTGCCGCCTGGAATGCCTGGTTATGGCCGCAGCCAGGTAGTTGGCTACCCCTATGATCCGGCGCGGGCGCGCCAGCTTTTGGTCGAGGCCGGTTATGCAAACATGGACGATTTCCCCACGCTGACGTACTATACATCTGGTTATGGTGACGTGGGTGGTTATGGGACGGCCGTTATCAGCCTATGGCAAGAAACGTTGGGCGTTACCATTGAGCCGGTCGTTCTGGACCCGTTCACCTACTACGATGAGCTGTACGGTGGCAACGTAGGGCATATTTTTGAGAGCGGTTGGTGCGCCGATTACCCAGACCCACAGAATTTTCTGGATGTGTTGTACCACAGCCGGTCGCCGCAGAATATTGGCGGCTTCCATGACCCGACCATAAATGGCTTGCTGGAAGCGGCGCGGGTGGAACCAGATGTAGACGGCCGTTTGCAGCTTTACGCCAACATCGAACGACAGATCGTCGCCGAAGCCCCGGTGGTATTTACAACACACAGCTTGTCGGCCGTGTTGGTGAAACCAGACATACAAAACTACGTTCTTTCGCCTATGGGCGTGCGCCAATGGCATGTCGTGACGAAGAATTGAATTGGAGATTAGGAATTTATGGACAAGCGTACTACGAATATATTACTGGTTGGCATAGCCCTATTGGCGATGGTATTGTTGATGAGTGGCATGTGGTTGGTGTTTCAGGGCATGAGCGCCAGCGCCGAACCGTCGGCCTCCCAACCGGCCCCCACGGCAGTTGCGAACTTGCCTGCTGCGACAACGGCCGTGCAAGAAACGCTGCCCACAGCGCCTGCGCCCACAGCGCTCGCGCCCACCACCCAATCTACATTGGTGGCGCTGCCGCCATCAGCCACCCCACCGCCTACTGTCACCCCCACCGAGACGCCCGTCGTCACCGACACCCCTGTGCCCACCGATACGCCGCCACCCACAGCGACCAACGTGCCGCCGCCAGTGGTGATTGTCCCCACCAATACGCCGGTTCCACCCGCCAATACACCGGTTCCCACGCCTTCTGGCCCGCAGCCAGGCACCGTCAACGGCGTCAGCGCCTCCCATTTTGCCCTGCAAAATCGGGCGCAGCTTTGGGTTAACGGCGACATCTGGTTTGAATTTACGGTGAACAACAGCGGCAACAACAGCGTACCTTATGGCGCGTTGGGCGTCATGCCTCGCCGTAATGGAGCGGATATGCTGCCCTGGTTCCAGCGCAGTTGGGGTGGCAACGACGATGCCCTGAATCCCGGCAATCTGTCTTGGGATGATCGCATTCGCATTCCGGAGGCCGGCAGCTACACGCTGCGCCTGGTGATTTGCTTTGAAGCCGGGGCAACGTGCATGAGCGGTGGCGGAACTTTCCACACTTTGTCTCAAGAGATAGCCGTTACACTGCCGTGAGCCAGTGTTCAGTAGCCAGTGTTCAATATTCAGACTGAACACTGGCTACTGGCTGCTGAATACTGAACACCCCCAACTCTGTGCTCGTCTTCTTCATCGTCTTCATCGCCATTTTCACGCAGGCAGTGACAGGTTTTGGGTTGGCGTTGGTGTCCATGCCCCTGCTGCTGTTGGTGATGGACATTCAGATGGCGTCGCCGCTGGTGGCGCTGGTGGGCATTGTGGCCGAGCTGCTGCTGCTGCTGCATTATCGGGCGAATTTGAACATGCGGGCAGTGGCGCGGCTGATTGTGGCCTCGCTGGTGGGTATTCCGCTAGGGGTCACGCTGCTGCGCCAGGTGGAGGCGGAGGTGATTACGGCCGTTCTTGGCGGCATCATCATCCTCTACAGCCTGTATGCTCTGGTTGGCTTCCGGCTGCCTCAACTGACGCGCCCGATCTGGGCGTATGGCTTTGGTTTCGCCGCCGGGCTGCTGGGTGGGGCTTATAATATCAGCGGCCCGCCAGTCATCATTTATGGCGCCTGCCGCCGTTGGCCCCCGGCCGAGTTTAAGAGCAATTTGCAGGGCTTTTTTGTCGTCAGCAGTTTTACCATCATCATGACCCACGCTTGGGGCGGCAACCTGACGCCGGCGGTTTGGCGCAATTTTTTCATCGCGCTGCCGGCCGTTTTGTTGGCGCTGGTCATCGGGTTTCGGGTGGATACACTGCTCGATCCCGACCGCTTCCGGCGCATTGTGCTGCTGGCGTTGGTGGTGTTGGGGATTGGTTTGATAGTGGGTTAGTGTGATGATGGGCTCCCACCAATTCGTCTGAAGGTTTATCATGTTACGACTCATCAACCAATTTGTTTACCGCCCAGACGCCACCTTTGCCGATCCTGGGTTTACCCCGGCGGATTTGGGCCTGGCATACGAAGATGTGACCCTGACGACGGCCGATAAACTGGCGCTGTGGGCCTGGTATTTTCCGGTGGCAGAACCCCGCTGTGTGCTGTTATATGCGCATGGCAACGCCGGGGACATCCGCGACTGGGCAGCGGCCGTTCCACCATTTTTGGCGTTGGGGTACAGCGTGCTGCTGTTCGATTACCGCGGATATGGGCGCAGCCAGGGACGGCCGTCTGAGGAAGGGCTGTATTTGGACGGCGAAGCAGCCTGGGGTTGGGTGCGCCAGCGGGCCGCTGAGGCGGGTTTACCGGCGGTCATGTTGGGCAAATCGCTGGGTACGGCCGTAACCATCCACGCAGCCAGCCAAAACCCACCCACCGCCCTCATCCTGGACAGCCCCTTTGCTTCCATGCAAGAAATCGCCATGTCCATTACTCCCTGGCTGCCCGACGCCATGCTGCCGCCGTTGTACGAATCGGAAAAACGCGCTCCCCAGGTGATGTGCCCGACGCTGATCGTTCATGGAGACGCCGATACCCTCGTGCCGTTGGCCCATGCCCAACGCATTTATGCTGCCCTCGGCGCGTCAGACAAAGGGATGCGCATCATTGCCGGGGCCGGCCACAACGACCTCTCCAGTTTTCCCGAATATCACCAGGCTGTTGCTGAATTTCTGGCGCGCTGCCTGGCCGACAGCTAATGCGCACGCTTACTGAACACCAAAAACTGAACAGTGAGCCAGGGCATCCAATAGGGCCTGGGTATCGGCGGGGGTGTTATAGCCTTGGATGGAGACGCGGATGAAGGCACGGCCGTTCCATTCCACCAACGGAACCTCTATGCGATATTCCTGGTACAGCCGCGCCTTCAACGCTTTCAGGTCGGCGCCGGGCGGCAGCGGGATGGCGGCCATCTGGTGATAAAAGCCGCCGCCATCCGGGTAGATGGACGGCAGCCCTGTTCGTATACCAATCTGGCGCATGGTCTCTTGCAGCAAGTCGTGACATTGTTGACGCACGGCCGTCCAGTTGTATGCCGCCTGAAAGGCAATGGCCTCCGGCACTGCCAGATACGCCGACAGGTCGTTGGTTCCCAACCATTGTTGAAAATCCAGAAAATCAGAGCCAAAGCGCAGCGTGCGCTCCTCGCCCCAGCCCCAGCCGACAACTAGCGGTTCCAACAAAGCCTGCCGGTCGGCGCGGGCGTACAAAAAGGCCGCGCCTTTGGGACTGCACAGCCACTTGTGGGCGTTGCCGAAGTAAAAGTCGGCGTCAATGGCGGCTAAATCCAGGTCAATCTGCCCTGGCGCGTGCGCCCCGTCTATTAGCGTTAGAATACCCGCTGCCCGCGCCCGGCGGCAAATCTCGGCCACCGGGAAGCAAAGCGCGGTGGAAGAGGTAATGTGGCTGAGGAAGATGACCCTGGTGTGTGGGGTGACACCCTGCCAGAATTGGTCGGCAACGGCCGTTGCCGACACAACCGGCAGCGAAATCGGCTGCGGCGCGTAAACAAACCCTTGCTTCTGGCTGAGAAAACGCCAGGTATTGTTACACGCGCCATACTCGTGGTCGGTGGTCAGCACCTCATCTCCCGGACCCAGGGGCAGCGACCGGGCGATAACGTTCAGGGCAAAGGTGGCATTGGGCACATACACCAGGTCATCGGCGGCTGCGTGCAAATAATCCGCCAATGCCTGCCGCGCCGCCGCCAGGTGGTGGGGCAGTTCTTCCACCAGAAAATGAACCGGCTGGCGCTCCAGGCGGCGCTGCCACTGCTGGTAAACGTCGAAAACCGGGCGCGGCGTAGCCCCAAAAGAGCCATGATTCAGAAAGATAACGTCAGGATCGAGCAGGAATAATGATTTCAAATCAGACATAGGGCGGATTATAAACATTTGTCCTGTTTTGTGATAAAACTCAGGCACTCACTTACCCTGGCTTACGGCTCATTGCCTCTGGTGGGCAGGCAAACCAGACTATTTAGGGTAGCGGTCAATCGCCCTGTATTGACGAAGTTAAGGAATGAAAATTAGATAACATACGGAAGATTGGACAAATCTTCTGAGATTTGTCCAATCTAAACTATTTAAATCTCATTCCTAAAGGTGAAAGTATGATCTACTTTGTTATTCGCGTGCTGGTCAATGCTCTGGCGCTGTCGGTCACTATTATCATTTCCCCTGGCTTAAGTTTGCAGCCTCTTTTGCCCGGCGTAGTCAGAATTAGCGTCACTTACATTCTTATTGGCATGCTGTTTGGCATTATCAACGCCTTTGTTCGCCCATTGGTGCTGCTGCTGACAGCGCGGATGTTGGTGCGCACGATGGGCTTGTTCGCCATTGTCATCAACGCCTTTTTATTCTGGTTATTGGCCTGGATTGCTCCCAGCGCGCTGGTGGTCACCCGACCTAATCTATTGTGGATCGCCATTGGCGGCACGGTGATGGCCCTGGTGGTTATGGTGATGGAGGCCTTCTTCGGCCTGGATAAGCCAGAATTTCGCAGCAAAACGGAAAACCAATTCTATTGGCGTTGGGTGGGACTGCTCTCTTCCGGGCGGCGTAACGCCATCGCCGAAAACCTGCGTGTGGCCCAAATCTCCGACATTATCGGCCGTTATACCAAAGACATCGCCGTAGATATGACGCCGCTGGCCCGCTTCCGCAACTTTATGCAAGAGATACTTTTCCGCGACGTGGACCCGGTGCAGTCGTTGACGCTGCCGGCAAAAGTGCGTTACATGCTGCAAGAATTGGGGCCAACCTTTGTCAAGTTTGGGCAGATCGTTAGCAGCCGCGCCGAGCAGCTCCCGCCAGAATGGAAGCACGAATTGGAACGGCTGCAAAGTAATGTGCCCACCTTTCCCTATGAAATTGCCCGCGAAATCTTTATCAATGAGCTAAAAGACACGCCGGAGAACCTGTTTGCCCACTTCGAGAATGAGCCATTTGCCGCCGCTTCTACGGCCCAGGTTCACCGGGCGACGCTGCATGACGGCACGGCCGTTGTCGTTAAAATCCAGCGCCCTAACATTGATATTACCGTGAAAGCCGACCTGAATGTCATGCGTGATCTGACCAAACGCATTCAAAAACGGCAAGAATGGGCGCAGGCCATTGATCTGCGCAGCCTGGTAGACGAGTTTGCCAACGGCATCCTTTATGAACTGGATTACCGCAACGAAGCGGCCAATATCAGCTTGCTAACCCGCAACATGGCCCAATTCGACGCCATCCACCTGCCGGCCATTTACCCCGACCTCTGCACCAGCAAAGTATTGACGATGGAATTTATGGCTGGGGTTAAAATCAGCAACGTCGAGCGCATCGAAGCGGCCGGCATAGACCGCCACAATCTGGCCCATCAATTTGTCGAGGCCATGACCAAACAGGCGCTCTTTGATGGCTTTTTCCACGCCGACCCCCATCCCGGCAACGTGTTGGTGAACCTGGAAACAGGGCAGATTGGCTTCCTGGACATGGGGCTGATGGGCGAGTTGAACCGCGCCCAACGCATGGCCCTGGCGGATTTGCTGGTCTCTATGGTAGAGATGGATGGCTACAGCATGGGCAAAGCCGCCCTGCGCCTGAGCCGCCCATTGCCCGGCCGCACCATCAGCGAAGCCGAGTTTTTAGAGATGATGGATCGCTTTGGCCAGCGGTTTTTGGGCGATAAGTCGGCCGATATTTCGTTTGTGACCACCGCCCTGCAAGAGGTGCTGCGCCGGGCCGGCCTGCGGTTAGACCCCAACTTTACCCTGGTCTTCAAAACGCTGATGCAGGCCGACGAAATCATCCGCCGCCTGGACCCGGACATTTTGCTGTCTACAGCGGCCGTGCAAAGCAGCCTGGGGTTAGCCCGCGAGCAGTTTAATACCGAAGCCCTGGCAAAAACAGTGCGCACCCAAATCTCGCGCAGTACCCGCGAGGTGATCTACCGCGTACCGTCGCTGGTGGAAGCGACAACAAAATGGTTGGACCAATACGAAAAGGGGCGTCTGAGCGTTCACGTGGACTTGAGCGACGTTTCTAAAGAAGTAACCCGGCTGGATAAAGCCATCAACAAGGGGTTAGACCGGCTGGTGTTGGGGCTGGTATTGACCGGCTGGTTGGTGGGTTCTGCTCTGGCCAGCACGATGGACGCTGGTTTTGGCGATTTTCCGCTGGCGGAACTGGCTTTTTACATGTTCCTGGCCGGAACCGGCGTTAGCGCTTTTGTGGTCTGGCAAACGTTGAAGCGGTTGAATCAGGAAGAAGAAGAAAGTTAGGTCTATTCATCAAGACGTGACTGTAGGTCGTGAAGCAGTTTCCAGAAGGTAGTGTTCTGTTTTGAGTGCATGTTTTCCAGATGGACGCCGACTGAAACGGGTCACTGAATACTGAAAGCTGCTGTTCGCTGGTTGGTTGGCTCATGATGAGGTGGGAATAACGATAATGGCTAATTTTCTTTTGCAAGCGGGGTTGACACTTTTTGGACTGGTGTGTGGTGGTTATGTCTTGTTGGCCGGGCGGCGGATGCCCTGGGTTTCATTGGGGATTATTGGCCTGGTTACGTCGGCCAATGTGTTGGCTTCGTTGGTCGCTTCACTGGATTCGGGCTTTGATCTGTTGTACCAGGGCGAGTGGTTGATGCTGTTTACCGCTGTGGCGATAGGCGCGTTGGGCTTTTACGTGGGGCGTCTGCGGCCTGATTTGGCGGTGACGATTATTGGCATGGCGGCTGGCGTGGATATTGCCCTCTGGTTTGAGGCCATTAACCGCTATCTTTCTACAGAACTGATCCAGGCAGAGGCAGAAACGGCCGTTTTCTTCAACCTCCCCCTTATGCTCCTGGGCGCTTTGCTGGGCTGGTGGTTTATCCGCCGCTTCCGCGACGAGGGGCTGATTGTGATTACGGTAATCATGGGCGTGGAAATCCTCTCGTTGGCGCTCAGGCTAAACACCAGCAGCAGTTTTACGGCCGTTCTGGTTCTCAGCCTGGCGTTGGTTGGCGTCGTGGTGCAATATGCCCATTACTTGCGCGGCCTAAAAGCGGACGCTTCTCTGGAGCCGACCGCCGCCCCTGCTTTGCCAGAACTATTAGCGCCGTATGATTGGAACGGCCGTTAAACTACCTTTTGGCAATCACGTAACATCTCAATAAATCGGGGGAGTCTACGAGAGGTTTGTCGCTGCCGCATGGTCGTCTTTAGCCCCGTTTACGGGGCGTCGTTTTTTAGCCTGGAGCTTTAGCTCCAGGCGCAGCGGACCACCGGCGACGACCAGCGCTAAAGCGCCGGTCTACAAAACAACGCCAGGTAAACCCGGCTTTTACCTCTTTGCTACCGATTACCCCAAGATATTGAGAAGATACTGGCAATCACCATAAAACCCGACGGGACAAAAAGAGCTGTCGGGTTTTTCTTTGCGCTTATCCCGTTTCCGCAACACCTGTGCTATAATTTCTCGTCGTTAGATAATTATCGAATAGCAATTACCTGATCAACCAATGACCAACCGTGAATTCCGCCTGGAAAATGAATATCAATACAACCGCCAGGGACCGGTGCGGTGGATACTATCACATTTGTGGCGCTACCCCTGGCTGTCAGTGGCGGTGACGGTGACAGCCATCGTCAATAATTTCGCCTACAGTTACATCCAGGTCTTCATCGGGCGCGGGTTTGACGTGATTACCAACCCTGTCTGGGACATTCGCGCCCTGGCGGTTGTCGCCGTTGGCGCGTTTTTGGCCGCCGCCGCGCAGGGGCTTTTTGGCCTGGGGCGCAACTACGCCAACGAAATCATCGCCCAACGGCTGGAGCGGGACAGCCGCGATGAGTTGTACGCCAGTTTGTTGGGGAAGGACCAGACTTTTCACGGCCGTCAACGCATCGGCGACATCATGGCCCGCGCCACCAACGACGTGCGCACCCTCAACATCATGTTCAGCCCTGGCGTCATGCTCATCGTGGATGGTTTCATGGGCATCGTCGCCCCTATCATCCTCATTGCCCAACTCAACACCCAACTGCTCATCATCCCCCTCCTTTACCTGCTGCTGTTCGCCATCACCCTGACCGATTTTGCCCGGCGGCTCAACCCCGTCAGCCAGGCCATGCGCGATCAGTTCGGCGTGATGAACGCCGGGCTGGCCGAATCTGTCAGCGGCATCGAAGTGGTGAAGGGCAACGCCCAGGAAATCGAAGAGCTGCGCAAATTCACTACCAGCGCCGCCCGCTACAAAGAGTATTTTGTCAAACAGGGCATCATCCAGGCGTGGTATTTGCCGCTGCTGATTCTAAGCGTCTGTCTGGCGGGCGGTTTTTTGCAGGGAATGTGGCTGTGGCGCGCCGGCGTGTTGACTCTGGGGGAAGTGGTGACGTTTATGGGGCTCTTTGGCGTGCTGCGCTTTCCCACCTTCGTCTCCATTTTTTCCTTCAATCTGGTGCAGTTGGGCATCGCCAGCGCCCGCCGCATTCTGGAAATTCTAAACGCGGAAACGGAACTGGACGAAAACGCAGCCGGCGTCAGCCAACCAATGCGCGGCGATGTGGTGTTCGAGAACGTCAGCTTTGGCTATAACGGCAGCCCGGTGCTGGACAATATCAGCTTCACGGCCAAAGCAGGGCAGACGGTCGCCATCGTCGGGCAAACCGGCTCCGGCAAAACGACCCTGACGCGCCTGATCAACCGGATTTTTGATGCGGATAACGGCCGTGTCCTGGTAGACGGCTTGTCGGTGGAAAATTGGAACCTGGAATCGCTGCGTTCACAAATCTCCACCATCGAGCAAGACGTTTTCCTCTTCTCGCGCACGTTGGCGGAGAACATCGCCTTTGGCTGCCCGGACGCCCATCAGACCGACATTGAGCGCGCCGCCCACGAGGCCCAGGCCCACGACTTCATCACCAGTTTCAGCGAAGGCTACTACACCGAAGTGGGCGAACGGGGCGTCACGCTGTCCGGCGGGCAGCGGCAGCGCATCGCCATCGCCCGCGCTTTCCTCACCGATCCGCGCATCCTCATCCTGGACGATTCGACCAGCGCCATAGACAGCGCCACCGAAGATCAGATTCAGCGGGCGATGAAGCGCATCAGCCGCGAGCGCACGACCTTTCTCATCACCCATCGCCTCAGCCAGATTCGCTGGGCGGACCATATTTTGGTGCTGAATAACGGCCGTCTCGTAGACCAGGGCACGCACGAAGAGCTGCTAGAACGCAGCGAAGCGTATGGGCGCATCTTTGCGCGGTATGATTAGCTTTCAATCGTCAACCGTATTCCGTGAGCCGTGTTCCGTAATCGGAACACGGCTCGGAATACGGAACACGGAACACGAAACATGGGCTTTATCCTAGACGGACTCGACACAGAAGACTACGACCGGCAGTATACTGACCGAGAACTGCTGGCGCGTATTGTCAGCTACTTTAAACCCTACACCCGCGAGATGATGTTGGTGGCGGTGATGATTACCCTCAACTCCCTGGCGGGCACGGGCAGCCCCATCCTCATCGCCCGCGGCATAGACCTGTTGGCGACCAATTCCACCACCCAGGCGATGCTGCTGCTTTCCGGCGGCGTGCTGCTGCTGGGCGTGGCCGCCTGGGTGTTCAACTTCATCCACCAATACTTCGCCGCCAAAGTGGTGGGCGAGGTGGTGCTGCAACTGCGCCGCGATGTCTTCGAGGCCACCGTGCAGCACGACATGTCCTTCTTCGACGAGCATCCGTCCGGCAAAATCGTCAGCCGCATCACCTCCGATACGCAAGATTTCGCGGCCACCGTCACCCTGACGATGAGTTTGCTCAGCCAGATGCTGCTCATCATCATCATGGTCGGCTGGCTGTTCAGCATCAACGTCTGGCTGACGCTGCTGCTCATCGGCATGTCGCCGTTGGCGGTAGCCATCGCCCTCAGCTTCCGGCGCATTGCCCGCCGCGTGACGCAAAATGCCCGCCGCGTCACGGCGACCATCAACGCCCAAATTCAGGAATCGGTCAGCGGCATCACCGTCGCCAAGAGCTTCCGCCAGGAGACGGCCATCTACGACACCTTCAACGAGAACAACAAGTTGGGTTACAAAACGGGCGTGCAGCGCGGCCTGACGCTGGTCTCCATTTTTCCGATCATGGGTCTGGCGTCGGGGTTGGGCACGGGGATGCTGATTTTTGCTGGTGGATTGGCGACGCGCCCCGATTCGGCGCTGGCCGGGGTGACCGGCGGTATTTCGGCCGGCGAGTGGTTTTTATTCATGCAGGCGGTGGGCTATTTCTGGTGGCCGATGATGGGCGTGGCTTCGTTTTGGAGCCAGTTTCAGGATGGATTGTCGGCGGCCGAGCGCACTTTTGCCTTAATTGACGCCGAGGCGAAGGTGGTGCAAACGGCCGTTATCCCCATCCCCCGCCTCCAGGGCCACATCCAATTCGATCACGTCGCCTTCCGCTACACCGACAAAGAAGTCGTGCTGCCCGATTTCTCGCTGGACATCACCGCCGGCGAAATCATCGCCCTGGTGGGCCACACCGGCGCGGGCAAGAGCAGCATCGCCAAACTCATCACCCGTTTCTACGAATTCCAGGGCGGGCAAATTTTGGTAGACGGCCGTGACATCCGCACCCTGGACCTGAGCCAATACCGGCAGCAAATTGGCCTGGTCCCGCAAGAACCGTTCTTGTTCGATGGTTCTGTGCGCGACAACATCCGCTATGGCTTACCACAGGCCACCGACGACCGCGTGGCGTGGGCCGCCGCCCAAATTGACAACGGCGACTGGCTCAAGGCGCTGCCACACGGCCTGGACACCGACGTGGGTGAACGAGGCAGCAGCCTTTCGATGGGGCAGCGGCAGTTGGTGGCCCTGGCGCGGGTCATCCTGAAAGACCCGGCCATTTTCATTCTCGACGAGGCGACAGCCAGCGTGGACCCATTCACCGAAGCGCAGATTCAGGAAGGGTTGGATATGATCATGGCGCAGCGCACGGCCGTTGTCATTGCCCACCGCCTGTCTACCGTGAAAAACGCCGACCGGATTATTGTGATGGCAAACGGCCGTATCCTCGAAGAAGGCGACCACGAAACGCTGCTGGCCCACAGCGGCCATTATGCCGACCTGTACAACACCTACTTCCGTCACCAAAGCCTGGCTTACATTGAGAGTGGTATTCTGG
Proteins encoded in this region:
- a CDS encoding ABC transporter ATP-binding protein; amino-acid sequence: MGFILDGLDTEDYDRQYTDRELLARIVSYFKPYTREMMLVAVMITLNSLAGTGSPILIARGIDLLATNSTTQAMLLLSGGVLLLGVAAWVFNFIHQYFAAKVVGEVVLQLRRDVFEATVQHDMSFFDEHPSGKIVSRITSDTQDFAATVTLTMSLLSQMLLIIIMVGWLFSINVWLTLLLIGMSPLAVAIALSFRRIARRVTQNARRVTATINAQIQESVSGITVAKSFRQETAIYDTFNENNKLGYKTGVQRGLTLVSIFPIMGLASGLGTGMLIFAGGLATRPDSALAGVTGGISAGEWFLFMQAVGYFWWPMMGVASFWSQFQDGLSAAERTFALIDAEAKVVQTAVIPIPRLQGHIQFDHVAFRYTDKEVVLPDFSLDITAGEIIALVGHTGAGKSSIAKLITRFYEFQGGQILVDGRDIRTLDLSQYRQQIGLVPQEPFLFDGSVRDNIRYGLPQATDDRVAWAAAQIDNGDWLKALPHGLDTDVGERGSSLSMGQRQLVALARVILKDPAIFILDEATASVDPFTEAQIQEGLDMIMAQRTAVVIAHRLSTVKNADRIIVMANGRILEEGDHETLLAHSGHYADLYNTYFRHQSLAYIESGILELVEQA